A part of Streptomyces sp. NBC_01451 genomic DNA contains:
- the rsfS gene encoding ribosome silencing factor — translation MTATDRSIELISAAAQAAADKLAHDIIAYDVSDVLSITDAFLLASAPNDRQVKSIVDEIEERLSKELGTKPVRREGDREARWVLLDYVDIVVHVQHSEERVFYALERLWKDCPELELPDDAKATRGKAAEHAKLRAEEDTADFGGLR, via the coding sequence GTGACCGCCACTGACCGTTCCATCGAGCTCATCTCCGCCGCCGCGCAGGCGGCTGCCGACAAGCTCGCGCACGACATCATCGCCTACGACGTCAGCGACGTGCTGTCGATCACGGACGCCTTCCTGCTGGCCTCGGCACCCAACGACCGCCAGGTCAAGTCGATCGTCGACGAGATCGAGGAGCGGCTCAGCAAGGAGCTCGGCACCAAGCCGGTCCGCCGCGAGGGCGACCGCGAGGCCCGCTGGGTGCTCCTGGACTACGTCGACATCGTCGTCCACGTCCAGCACAGCGAGGAGCGCGTCTTCTACGCCCTTGAGCGGCTCTGGAAGGACTGCCCCGAGCTGGAGCTGCCCGACGACGCGAAGGCCACCCGCGGCAAGGCCGCCGAGCACGCCAAGCTTCG